One Pochonia chlamydosporia 170 chromosome 5, whole genome shotgun sequence DNA segment encodes these proteins:
- a CDS encoding arca-like protein (similar to Colletotrichum gloeosporioides Nara gc5 XP_007285176.1), producing MSDEEYKAHFSIWAAMKSPMIMTNVLSRVSSETLSILQNTAVLAVSQDSMGSSVTRRWRYYVNNTDQFGQGEIQHFTGGLSGGDELVLFLNAGSSKREMNATLEEIFWENGGSGTAPQIEGILSGNATNPLNMTAKGGSPRNVYAQVPATNDTAMMGAKIGSVSGSDGQRPRCSRCIKANRNCIRDSPRQFYNASRVSSGTSFSPTQEWMPLPPSGNVQFVGLSPKQVSQYPLEPTQGASRSTPWSTQKHSSDADSAAPPPPTLGHRNSSSNSGGYPLACETIRFLPAQSEAESNLSTGSPVPEKSPSETSYAIDSRPQSHSVGRLYLDPPDWPLENVQEATLLQHYINEVSLFFDFCDKDRHFATIVPQRVRTCGTLLSAVLALAARHLSRIDDFDPAVADSHYDKCLQTLIPAINDDLSVLDETLLIIVVILRLLEELDVPIAGADRQGHLVGARTLIRLQENLGINSSLRQAAYWACLRQEIYMSLRDSRQIRLDLELFHKFQAVQPGERYSFACGATLHCAETIAFAYGISRPSSMELHKKLLNENKRIAAGDHGQPFFYKARGGDFPDIRYETEERIIAAQYSSLARILLDINDPSLPRTGPACFRAEEGVRDKLYSLHVWRYLFL from the exons ATGTCGGATGAAGAGTACAAGGCTCATTTTTCGATATGGGCGGCCATGAAGTCACCTATGATCATGACAAATGTTTTGTCAAGGGTTAGCTCTGAGACACTTTCGATTCTTCAAAATACTGCCGTTTTAGCTGTTTCGCAAGATTCCATGGGTTCGTCAGTGACCCGACGTTGGCGGTACTATGTGAACAACACAGACCAATTTGGCCAGGGTGAAATTCAACACTTCACTGGTGGGTTGTCCGGTGGCGATGAGTTGGTTCTTTTCCTCAACGCTGGGTCAAGCAAGCGAGAAATGAATGCAACACTAGAGGAGATCTTCTGGGAAAATGGGGGTAGCGGCACCGCGCCACAGATAGAAGG TATCTTGTCTGGCAACGCGACCAATCCGTTGAACATGACGGCCAAGGGAGGTTCACCGAGGAATGTTTACGCGCAAGTTCCTGCGACAAACGACACAGCCATGATGGGTGCCAAAATAGGCTCTGTATCCGGCA GTGACGGGCAACGTCCAAGATGCAGCCGTTGCATAAAGGCTAATCGTAACTGCATTCGCGATTCGCCGAGACAATTCTACAATGCTTCCAGGGTAAGCAGTGGTACTAGCTTTTCACCAACACAAGAGtggatgccattgccaccaagTG GAAACGTCCAGTTTGTTGGCCTGTCCCCTAAACAGGTTTCCCAGTATCCCCTTGAACCGACTCAGGGCGCCTCGAGGAGCACACCGTGGTCGACACAAAAGCACAGTTCCGACGCAGATTCCGCcgcgccgccaccaccaacgcTAGGGCATAGGAACTCTTCGAGTAATTCCGGTGGTTACCCATTAGCTTGCGAGACGATACGTTTCCTGCCCGCACAGAGCGAGGCAGAGAGCAATTTAAGCACAGGCAGCCCGGTGCCCGAGAAATCGCCCTCGGAGACATCGTATGCGATCGACTCCCGCCCGCAATCCCACTCCGTTGGTCGTCTTTATCTTGATCCTCCTGACTGGCCCCTCGAAAATGTTCAGGAAGCGACACTGCTTCAACATTACATTAATGAGGTTTCTTTATTT TTTGACTTTTGTGACAAAGATCGCCACTTTGCTACCATCGTCCCCCAGCGTGTACGTACCTGTGGCACGCTTCTTAGTGCCGTTTTGGCCCTCGCAGCTCGCCATCTTAGTCGCATCGACGACTTCGACCCCGCCGTAGCAGACAGCCATTATGATAAATGTCTTCAAACCTTAATACCGGCGATCAACGATGACTTGTCTGTTCTGGATGAAACTCTGTTAATAATTGTAGTTATACTTCGCCTACTTGAAGAGTTAGATGTACCAATCGCAGGCGCCGACAGACAGGGTCATCTAGTGGGTGCGAGGACACTCATCCGACTACAAGAGAACCTAGGCATAAACTCCAGCcttcgtcaagctgcatACTGGGCCTGTCTTCGGCAGGAGATATACATGTCGTTGCGGGACAGTCGGCAGATTAGACTGGACCTTGAACTTTTCCACAAGTTCCAAGCCGTCCAGCCAGGGGAGAGGTATTCTTTTGCTTGCGGAGCCACACTTCATTGCGCAGAGACGATTGCCTTTGCATATGGTATTAGCAGGCCGTCATCCATGGAGTTACATAAGAAGCTTCTTAATGAGAATAAGCGAATTGCGGCTGGAGATCATGGGCAGCCATTTTTCTACAAAGCTAGGGGTGGCGATTTTCCAGATATTCGCTACGAGACTGAGGAGCGCATTATCGCTGCCCAGTATTCCTCACTCGCCCGTATCTTGTTGGATATAAATGATCCGTCGCTTCCAAGAACTGGCCCAGCATGCTTTCGTGCGGAAGAAGGGGTTCGAGACAAG CTATACTCATTGCATGTATGGCGATATCTCTTTCTGTAG
- a CDS encoding sugar porter (SP) family MFS transporter (similar to Coccidioides immitis RS XP_001239766.1) — MYSIGNIYAIAAVAIVGGGLFGFDISSMSAIISTQQYLCYFNQKPETYEPTKDVQECAGPSSSVQGGITASMAGGSFLGAIVSAILSDRCGRKSSIQIGSVIWCIGSVLVCASQNIGMLILGRFINGISVGICSAQVPVYITEIAPPTKRGLLVGAQQWAITWGILIMYYVSYGCSFIGATSHPPSPTAFRVPWGLQMIPAIFLFFALFLLPESPRWLAKKDRWEEAEATIALVHAKCNRQHPFVVAEIQEIKDFCQFERENANISWLELFKPNMIWRTHIAVFTQFWSQLTGMNVIMYYVTYVFAMAGFSGNSGLVASSINYVINVFMTIPALLLIDRIGRRPALIGGAISLMIWWFATAGILATYGHPAPPGGLNHVSAQSWVIAGPASKAVIAASYLIVASFAPTWGPVSWTYPPELFPLRLRAKGVSLSTAACWAMNFALGYFTPPAFTNIAWKTYLVFGVFCTAMAIHAFVCFPETAGKPLEEIEEIFSFNTRAWKTRAEFASGRRMEKGGLNGEKHTQVGTVEKREGAS, encoded by the exons ATGTACTCAATTGGCAACATATACGCAATTGCTGCGGTAGCAATCGTTGGCggtggtttgtttggtttCGACatctcgtccatgtcggcCAT CATCTCGACACAACAATACCTTTGTTACTTCAACCAGAAGCCTGAAACATATGAGCCAACCAAAGATGTACAGGAATGTGCTGGACCGTCGTCTTCTGTTCAAGGAGGCATCACAGCCTCCATGGCTGGAGGGTCCTTCTTGGGCGCCATAGTATCTGCGATTTTGTCAGATAGGTGTGGTCGAAAAAGTTCAATTCAGATTGGTTCTGTAATCTG GTGTATTGGTTCAGTTCTGGTCTGCGCCTCCCAAAACATTGGCATGCTCATTCTCGGCCGTTTTATTAACGGCATTTCTGTTGGAATATGTTCAGCGCAAGTACCTGTCTATATTACCGAAATTGCACCACCGACAAAACGAggtcttcttgttggtgctCAACAGTGGGCTATAACTTGGGGGATATTAATCATGTACTACGTTTCGTATGGCTGCTCATTTATTGGCGCTACATCTCATCCGCCCTCACCAACTGCATTCAGAGTCCCCTGGGGCTTACAAATGATCCCTGCCATATTTCTATTCTTTGCactcttccttcttcccGAGTCGCCTCGCTGGCTTGCGAAGAAAGATCGTTGGGAAGAAGCCGAGGCCACAATAGCCCTTGTCCACGCCAAATGTAACCGCCAACATCCGTTTGTTGTCGCTGAGATACAAGAGATCAAAGATTTTTGTCAGTTTGAGAGAGAGAATGCCAATATCTCCTGGCTTGAGCTCTTCAAACCAAACATGATTTGGCGAACTCACATCGCAGTATTCACTCAATTCTGGTCTCAACTTACGGGCATGAATGTCATCATGTACTATGTCACCTACGTCTTTGCTATG GCCGGATTTTCTGGAAACAGTGGTTTGGTTGCGTCGTCAATCAACTACGTCATTAATGTCTTCATGACAATTCCTGCTCTCCTATTAATTGACAGAATTGGACGTCGGCCAGCATTAATAGGCGGAGCCATATCTTTAATGATCTGGTGGTTTGCAACAGCTGGCATCCTTGCTACATATGGCCATCCGGCACCACCAGGAGGGCTAAACCACGTATCAGCTCAGTCCTGGGTAATTGCTGGACCGGCATCAAAGGCTGTCATCGCTGCTTCATACCTTATAGTTGCATCTTTTGCACCAACTTGGGGCCCAGTCTCTTGGACATATCCCCCAGAGCTATTTCCGCTGCGACTTAGAGCAAAGGGAGTATCCCTCTCAACTGCTGCTTGTTGGGCAATGAACTTTGCACTTGGATATTTTACACCGCCTGCGTTCACTAACATTGCCTGGAAAACATATCTCG TTTTCGGGGTTTTCTGCACTGCCATGGCTATTCACGCATTCGTTTGTTTTCCGGAAACTGCTGGCAAGCCcctggaggagattgaggagaTATTCTCTTTTAATACCCGTGCTTGGAAGACTCGTGCAGAATTTGCCTCTGGCCGGCGAATGGAGAAAGGTGGACTTAATGGTGAGAAGCATACCCAGGTCGGTACTGTGGAGAAGCGTGAAGGCGCCAGCTAG
- a CDS encoding phytanoyl- dioxygenase protein (similar to Neofusicoccum parvum UCRNP2 XP_007579730.1), translated as MGSYSDIPQLFVNDGPLGTENVTQLLPSSCEEPFEVLLNRLHQHGYLFVKKLLPREDVLQIREKYFEYLSPSGVLKPGSLPVDGLFDDSQDPAAFPGIGAGSTGENGRPGGDKAQLFVDLAIQAHRELWYSETFCRHPTLAKFVAQLTGWGERSMLFRRSLLRNNIPGTKAIGVHYDQIFLRWGDLSNLTAWCPLGDISIDGGGLIYLEGSQELGERLEQEFADKSQNENFSEAQTKSAFNSNMLANGLLSNNPAEFGRQYGRRWMAADYEAGDVVLHLPYMIHASTINHSSNNVIRLATDLRFCDSSRPFDERWCNFFEVGDGV; from the exons atggGCAGTTACAGCGATATACCACAGCTTTTCGTTAATGACGGCCCCTTGGGTACCGAGAATGTAACACAGCTGCTCCCTTCGTCATGCGAGGAGCCGTTCGAAGTTCTACTCAATCGTTTGCACCAGCACGGCTACCTCTTTGTCAAAAAATTGCTTCCAAGAGAGGATGTTCTGCAAATAAGAGAGAAGTATTTCGAGTACTTATCTCCCAGTGGTGTCCTCAAACCTGGGTCCCTTCCCGTGGATGGACTCTTTGACGATTCTCAGGATCCCGCGGCTTTCCCTGGCATTGGCGCTGGGTCTACTGGAGAGAATGGTCGACCAGGAGGGGATAAAGCTCAGCTCTTTGTTGATCTCGCAATCCAGGCGCACCGCGAGCTTTGGTACTCCGAAACATTCTGCCGCCATCCAACCCTGGCTAAATTTGTGGCGCAACTAACTGGCTGGGGAGAAAGGTCCATGCTGTTTCGCCGCAGTCTGTTGCGGAATAATATACCCGGAACCAAAGCTATCGGGGTTCATTACGATCAAATATTTCTCAGATGGGGAGATTTGTCGAATCTGACTGCATGGTGTCCGCTTGGTGATATCAGCAttgatggaggcggcttAATATACCTGGAAGGGAGTCAAGAGCTAGGCGAAAGGCTTGAGCAAGAATTCGCCGACAAATCCCAAAATGAAAACTTCTCGGAAGCACAAACAAAGAGTGCATTTAATTCCAACATGCTTGCTAATGGACTATTGTCTAACAACCCCGCTGAGTTTGGGAGACAGTATGGTAGGAGGTGGATGGCGGCAGACTACGAAGCAGGCGACGTGGTGTTGCATTTACCATACATG ATCCACGCATCCACAATTAATCACAGCTCCAATAACGTCATTAGACTAGCAACGGACCTCCGATTTTGTGACAGCTCTAGGCCGTTTGACGAAAGATGGTGCAACTTCTTTGAAGTCGG GGATGGTGTATAA